From the Vibrio algarum genome, one window contains:
- a CDS encoding LysR family transcriptional regulator, giving the protein MISNKLLTLLPDLAAFILVEQEKSFTAAAKKLNVTPSALSKTITRLEKALSVKLFERTTRKLLITEAGKKIYEECLTMVNSAQQAIELSAEDHNHPSGSITVAAPEAFLNSVLQPFVIPFLKKYPDIQLKLRAADGAIDIFKNGIDIAFRLTDKPDENLVLKEMGKTKLVLCASPDYLIDRGHPTHPNQLTEHDCLYLAETDTDHIWNFVKDDELHQVSVSGRYAVNHSQMRLNGVKNGLGIGIFHDFVIQEALKKGEVEEVLNDWTIKGNYHGIIALQFAQTKYMPARFRVFIDYVMEHLPISN; this is encoded by the coding sequence ATGATTTCTAATAAGTTGCTTACACTGCTTCCCGATCTTGCTGCCTTTATTTTAGTCGAACAGGAAAAAAGTTTTACAGCAGCAGCAAAAAAACTCAATGTGACTCCTTCCGCACTAAGTAAAACCATCACACGCTTAGAAAAAGCACTCTCGGTCAAGCTATTCGAAAGAACGACGCGAAAGCTACTGATTACAGAAGCGGGCAAAAAAATCTATGAAGAGTGCCTAACAATGGTTAATTCGGCTCAGCAGGCCATTGAGCTTTCAGCAGAGGACCATAACCACCCCAGTGGCTCAATTACTGTTGCAGCACCAGAAGCTTTTCTTAATTCTGTATTACAACCGTTTGTCATTCCTTTTCTAAAGAAATACCCAGATATCCAGTTAAAGCTTCGCGCGGCAGATGGGGCAATAGATATCTTTAAGAACGGTATTGATATTGCCTTTCGGCTCACGGACAAACCCGACGAGAACTTAGTGCTAAAAGAGATGGGTAAAACGAAACTGGTACTGTGCGCTAGCCCTGATTATCTTATCGACAGAGGTCACCCTACTCACCCCAACCAACTAACAGAGCACGATTGCCTTTATCTAGCTGAAACCGACACTGATCATATATGGAATTTTGTTAAAGATGACGAGTTGCATCAAGTATCTGTTTCAGGACGTTACGCCGTCAACCATTCTCAGATGCGACTTAATGGGGTCAAAAATGGCCTAGGGATTGGTATTTTTCATGATTTTGTTATTCAAGAGGCACTTAAGAAAGGTGAAGTCGAAGAAGTATTGAATGACTGGACGATAAAAGGTAATTACCATGGCATTATTGCCCTACAGTTTGCTCAAACCAAGTACATGCCCGCTCGATTCCGTGTATTCATTGATTATGTGATGGAGCATTTACCCATATCCAATTAA
- the gloA2 gene encoding SMU1112c/YaeR family gloxylase I-like metalloprotein — protein sequence MLKRIHHTAIICSDYEVSKQFYIQTLGLKVVAENYRAHRDSYKLDLALPDGGQIELFSFPNAPKRPDTPEAQGLRHLAFVVDSVEDSKRELESKGIDVEPIRVDEYTGRAFTFFKDPDGLPLELYQEHQQDD from the coding sequence GTGCTTAAACGAATTCATCATACCGCTATTATCTGTTCCGATTATGAGGTCTCAAAGCAGTTCTATATTCAAACTCTGGGTTTAAAAGTCGTCGCGGAAAATTACCGAGCTCATCGAGACTCTTATAAGCTGGATCTTGCTCTACCGGATGGTGGACAAATTGAATTGTTCTCTTTTCCCAATGCCCCTAAACGTCCAGATACTCCAGAAGCTCAAGGATTAAGGCACCTCGCATTTGTAGTGGATTCGGTAGAAGATTCAAAACGTGAATTAGAGAGCAAAGGTATCGACGTAGAGCCGATTCGGGTTGATGAATATACTGGTAGAGCTTTCACTTTTTTCAAAGACCCAGACGGATTACCGTTGGAACTTTACCAAGAACATCAACAAGACGACTAA
- a CDS encoding LysR family transcriptional regulator, with protein MSPYSNLPYSHKGLQVFESVARLMSFTLAANELHVTQSAVSRQVKQLEDDLNETLVIRGNRSIELTLKGHALYSVLEKNYLALESLIASWKQESQKKIVIKAALSYATRSLIPKIQQLHEKFPDYEIVVIPSMDEDESVNASEYDVLILNTRRGSIYADNPDILYLREEFMAPVCAQQLVSDQSNIEAIIQMPRLHPTMDHYDWITWLRNTHFDHFTKARDTTFFTLDMALSACLSGQGVTVTDLLLVLPELEHGYLICPEGAPVQYSPWQYFCHRRTKSAIVDEIIEWLKIETDKEVQTLNRLADQYLWKGVVQDSELAL; from the coding sequence ATGTCACCCTATTCTAATTTACCTTATTCTCATAAAGGCTTGCAGGTGTTTGAATCTGTAGCAAGGCTTATGAGCTTTACCTTAGCAGCAAATGAATTGCACGTTACTCAAAGTGCGGTGAGTCGGCAGGTAAAACAGCTTGAAGATGATTTAAACGAAACTCTAGTGATTAGAGGCAATCGTTCTATTGAGCTGACATTAAAAGGACACGCACTATACTCGGTGTTAGAAAAAAACTATCTAGCGTTAGAGTCATTGATAGCCAGCTGGAAGCAAGAGAGCCAGAAAAAAATCGTCATTAAGGCCGCTTTAAGTTACGCGACTCGTTCACTTATACCTAAAATCCAACAGTTGCATGAAAAGTTTCCAGATTACGAAATAGTCGTTATTCCTAGTATGGATGAAGATGAAAGTGTGAATGCGAGTGAATACGATGTGTTGATATTAAACACTCGCCGAGGATCTATTTATGCGGATAATCCGGATATCTTATATCTGCGAGAAGAATTTATGGCTCCCGTATGCGCGCAACAACTCGTATCCGATCAATCTAATATAGAAGCGATAATTCAAATGCCTAGGCTTCATCCAACCATGGATCATTATGATTGGATAACATGGCTAAGAAACACGCATTTTGATCACTTTACAAAGGCGCGAGATACCACCTTCTTTACTCTGGATATGGCGTTAAGTGCATGTCTATCGGGGCAGGGTGTGACAGTGACGGATCTGCTGTTGGTATTGCCTGAATTAGAGCATGGTTATTTAATATGCCCTGAAGGAGCACCGGTTCAATACAGTCCGTGGCAATACTTTTGTCATCGTCGTACTAAATCAGCAATAGTAGATGAGATTATAGAATGGTTAAAGATAGAAACGGACAAAGAGGTACAAACCCTTAATCGTTTAGCTGATCAGTACCTCTGGAAAGGAGTAGTGCAGGATAGTGAATTAGCGCTGTAA
- a CDS encoding MATE family efflux transporter → MQKLISLALPLIISQLISMALVLTDIWMMSRISVQALAAGGLGASVYSFVFLIAASTVGCSANLIAIAYGQSLARPEFGMQQIRNAVKGAVVLAVLCTLLLTMSFYFAPELLRSAKQSDSVISVAMDYLHALKWAMLPTLLLLVLRGLTSTFGDARSVMLMSVVTVLINVPISYVLAFPLGYGIAGLGSGTAISALISLIGYGCWVFAREKYHRFAPWLRLEEYSIKLITPLLTMGLPIALVSVLEHGLIYGGTLMAGMLSVASLAMHQILLQCLSFTWNINFGFSQAAAILVGKDYGAGNQNGIRKISLQSFKLVTLLSIILAAVFILWPESIAQLFQLDESGTSKDMELTLLLTSSIWVVALCFVVDAWQLLALNLLRGMKIVLSPTIMTAVGYWIFGLPSAWWLMQQYGLAGIWGGIGVGLAVTGILLLIQLLKVLNTENSDNNPKEILEVIVCSSK, encoded by the coding sequence ATGCAAAAATTAATATCTCTCGCACTACCACTTATTATTTCTCAACTCATTTCTATGGCGTTGGTACTTACCGATATCTGGATGATGTCTCGCATAAGCGTACAAGCACTTGCTGCTGGTGGATTAGGTGCGTCCGTATATTCATTCGTTTTTCTTATTGCGGCAAGTACCGTTGGCTGTAGCGCGAACCTAATTGCCATCGCTTACGGGCAAAGTCTAGCTCGCCCTGAGTTTGGCATGCAGCAAATTCGAAACGCTGTAAAAGGCGCGGTGGTATTAGCCGTACTATGTACTTTATTATTGACCATGAGTTTCTACTTTGCACCAGAGCTATTACGGTCAGCAAAGCAATCAGATAGTGTCATTTCTGTCGCGATGGATTATCTCCATGCACTGAAATGGGCGATGTTGCCTACCTTATTGTTATTGGTATTGCGAGGCCTTACGAGTACGTTCGGAGATGCCCGTTCAGTTATGCTGATGTCCGTTGTTACTGTATTAATAAATGTCCCTATCAGTTACGTATTGGCATTTCCTTTAGGGTACGGGATAGCCGGTCTTGGTTCTGGGACAGCAATTTCCGCACTTATCTCATTAATCGGTTACGGTTGCTGGGTTTTTGCCCGCGAAAAATACCACCGTTTTGCCCCATGGTTAAGACTTGAAGAATATTCCATAAAACTCATTACACCTTTATTGACTATGGGTCTGCCGATTGCCCTAGTGAGTGTTCTAGAGCATGGGCTCATCTATGGCGGAACATTAATGGCGGGAATGCTCAGCGTTGCATCCTTGGCGATGCACCAAATATTGTTACAGTGCTTAAGCTTTACGTGGAACATTAATTTCGGTTTTTCTCAAGCTGCCGCTATTTTAGTTGGTAAAGATTACGGTGCTGGTAACCAGAATGGAATTAGAAAAATTTCACTGCAAAGTTTTAAACTAGTGACATTACTTAGCATAATACTGGCTGCTGTATTCATTCTCTGGCCGGAGTCCATCGCTCAACTATTTCAGCTTGACGAAAGTGGTACGTCCAAGGATATGGAGTTAACTCTATTACTTACCTCCTCTATCTGGGTAGTTGCTTTGTGCTTTGTTGTTGATGCTTGGCAATTACTAGCCCTGAACCTACTGAGAGGAATGAAGATAGTGCTTTCACCAACGATTATGACTGCTGTAGGTTATTGGATCTTTGGCTTACCTTCTGCATGGTGGTTAATGCAACAGTATGGTTTAGCCGGTATTTGGGGAGGGATTGGTGTTGGTTTGGCTGTTACAGGGATCTTACTCCTAATTCAGCTCTTGAAGGTACTCAACACGGAAAATTCAGATAACAACCCTAAAGAAATTCTAGAAGTGATTGTCTGTTCATCTAAGTAA
- a CDS encoding OmpA family protein has protein sequence MSQDFLIKHSSLLCLMIAFISSSAYSNPTLDNVYLGSKLSWSYVHNACEPQQLSCDKDMLGGGIYGGVQWNKWIATEIGYLDFGDVDAVYPALMNASIKAPYSSEIKGIEFSLKPSIQINDKLTVFGKVGALAWQNEVKGREIDFDYTKSEKGWDALFGLGTEYALNDQWFLRAEFQQFPNLGGHETGRSNISMLSAGITYRFITKQKNKVPTVTNPHPVANKTIQNNHNIYDQVDKTERNKTELTNKELPVVLFGFDSYSLSDAMKNELNLIVGYLKEHPNTHVLASGYTDGIGTDPYNKALSIRRATAVKNYLTSQGIETHRIQVEGLGARSQVANNKTDHGRMKNRRVVLTTWINNFGGVKI, from the coding sequence TTGTCGCAAGATTTTTTAATAAAACATTCATCATTACTTTGTTTAATGATCGCGTTTATATCATCTAGTGCTTATTCTAATCCAACGCTAGACAATGTTTACCTAGGCAGCAAACTAAGTTGGAGTTATGTGCACAATGCGTGTGAACCTCAACAATTAAGTTGTGATAAGGACATGCTAGGTGGTGGTATATATGGTGGGGTTCAGTGGAATAAATGGATTGCAACTGAAATCGGCTATCTCGATTTCGGAGATGTGGATGCCGTCTATCCAGCACTAATGAATGCGTCCATTAAAGCTCCATACAGTAGTGAGATTAAAGGTATAGAATTTAGCCTTAAACCATCCATTCAAATCAATGACAAACTCACGGTATTCGGAAAGGTTGGTGCATTAGCATGGCAAAATGAAGTCAAGGGTAGAGAAATTGATTTTGATTATACAAAGTCAGAGAAAGGCTGGGATGCTTTGTTTGGTCTCGGCACAGAATACGCTCTAAATGATCAGTGGTTTCTACGTGCAGAGTTTCAACAATTTCCTAATCTCGGAGGCCATGAGACAGGCCGCAGCAATATAAGCATGCTTTCCGCAGGAATTACCTATCGTTTCATTACAAAACAAAAAAACAAGGTGCCAACTGTTACCAATCCGCACCCAGTCGCCAACAAAACTATTCAAAATAACCACAATATTTATGATCAAGTAGATAAAACAGAACGAAATAAAACAGAGCTAACTAATAAAGAACTTCCGGTAGTGCTATTTGGATTTGATTCATATTCACTATCGGATGCAATGAAAAATGAACTTAATCTGATCGTCGGCTATTTAAAAGAACACCCTAATACACACGTATTAGCTAGCGGTTATACCGATGGAATTGGAACCGACCCATACAATAAAGCGCTATCAATTCGTAGAGCAACTGCCGTCAAAAATTATCTGACTTCTCAAGGTATCGAAACTCATCGGATCCAAGTAGAAGGTCTAGGGGCAAGAAGCCAAGTAGCAAACAATAAAACTGACCATGGAAGAATGAAAAATCGTCGAGTCGTATTAACAACGTGGATAAATAACTTTGGAGGCGTAAAAATATGA
- a CDS encoding Ig-like domain-containing protein → MTDKTSYKTIIIVFVLAFLTACNSDNNGLPKQAERLTDIVDVLVLPENSSIPIGLSEQLSAEITLLDGRVIDVTQADNVNWSSSDKNIATVSNDFEDKGKVTGHSIGKVTITASGVDNGQRVSGTAQVEVSNLVVTQLQVTSTNPSVPIGLTQNLVAEVTLSNGQVIDVTQDDAITWASDDVSIASVSNEAGTKGQITGISKGTVIITASGTANGQSFIGTVEIEITDVVIIHLNLEVAESHLPIGLSENLRAIATLSNNDIIDVTNSETVQWSSNDVSIAKVDNIGPTKGMLTGINKGTVIVTASGMANKKSFTSSVQIEVTDAIVTTLRITQEQVSLASGLTRLLFAEATMSDGEILDVSTNKALSWSSSDTSIASVSNGEDNQGELSGLAPGFVTITATGMANNNLFTDSIQVEITDAIVTQLTIETPDSSLPTGLNLFLTAKVTLSDGEKVNVTDNDAISWSSSDLTTASVSNNQADKGMISGLNQGNVSITASGTANGQFFSDTIEIIITEPILQKLELNVSSVRVTEYFGVQLTALAIYSDGHSYDATATSQWHSDSTDLLITNGKVSTLNLVDGQEAQVSASYLGVESEPASVTMVESEVSQTMGLETAYTDDISADLNQQLKFRGGSVINGIYDATSDIRLAGGTGTYSVDSSPFFADQMLVNNVSYLKGFVGKIRSEEDQLQILEWDEGTPRSVGYWYTEEWSEVFIHNEVLGIIVYKSSPEEAADVTGMQFIYR, encoded by the coding sequence ATGACCGACAAAACATCTTATAAAACAATCATAATTGTGTTTGTATTGGCATTTCTTACTGCATGTAACAGTGACAATAACGGCCTACCAAAACAAGCAGAGCGACTTACCGATATAGTAGATGTACTTGTACTACCTGAAAACTCATCGATACCTATAGGCCTATCTGAACAACTTAGCGCAGAAATCACTCTGCTTGATGGCCGTGTAATCGACGTCACTCAAGCAGATAACGTAAACTGGAGCAGCAGCGATAAAAACATCGCCACTGTAAGCAATGATTTCGAAGACAAAGGGAAAGTAACAGGACATTCGATAGGAAAAGTAACTATTACCGCTTCAGGTGTTGATAATGGGCAACGGGTCAGTGGTACTGCTCAGGTCGAAGTGAGCAACCTTGTTGTTACACAGTTGCAAGTTACGTCCACCAACCCATCAGTCCCAATAGGACTAACACAAAATCTAGTTGCGGAAGTCACACTGTCAAATGGGCAAGTCATCGATGTAACACAAGATGACGCCATAACATGGGCTAGTGACGATGTCTCAATTGCGAGTGTAAGCAACGAGGCTGGTACCAAAGGGCAGATTACAGGTATTAGCAAAGGAACCGTAATCATAACGGCATCCGGGACCGCGAATGGTCAGTCATTCATAGGAACAGTTGAAATCGAAATCACAGATGTGGTTATCATTCACCTAAATTTGGAAGTAGCTGAATCGCACTTACCTATCGGTCTATCCGAAAATTTAAGGGCCATCGCCACATTATCAAATAATGACATCATTGACGTGACGAACAGTGAAACAGTTCAGTGGAGCAGTAATGATGTGTCTATCGCTAAGGTCGATAATATTGGACCAACTAAAGGCATGCTCACTGGTATCAATAAGGGCACTGTGATAGTTACGGCTTCTGGTATGGCAAATAAAAAGTCATTCACTAGTAGCGTTCAAATTGAAGTAACCGATGCAATAGTCACGACGCTGCGTATTACACAAGAGCAAGTATCCCTAGCTTCTGGTCTGACTCGGCTCTTATTTGCAGAAGCGACAATGTCTGATGGTGAAATACTTGATGTATCAACAAACAAGGCACTTAGCTGGAGCAGCAGTGATACCTCAATCGCATCGGTAAGTAATGGGGAGGATAATCAAGGCGAATTATCAGGCCTAGCACCAGGGTTCGTGACCATCACAGCTACAGGAATGGCGAACAACAATTTGTTTACTGATTCTATACAGGTTGAAATAACAGATGCTATCGTTACTCAACTGACGATAGAAACACCCGACTCATCACTACCTACTGGGCTGAATTTGTTTCTCACGGCCAAGGTCACGCTGTCAGATGGAGAAAAAGTGAACGTGACGGATAACGATGCCATTAGTTGGAGCAGCAGTGATCTCACAACCGCGAGTGTCAGTAATAACCAAGCAGACAAAGGGATGATTAGTGGGCTTAATCAAGGTAACGTATCCATTACCGCATCAGGCACTGCCAACGGCCAATTTTTCAGTGATACTATAGAGATAATTATCACTGAACCGATATTGCAAAAACTAGAACTCAATGTTTCATCTGTCCGAGTTACCGAATATTTTGGCGTTCAATTAACAGCATTGGCAATATACTCAGACGGACATTCTTACGATGCAACAGCGACAAGTCAATGGCACAGCGACAGTACTGACCTGTTAATTACCAATGGTAAGGTAAGCACTCTAAACCTTGTTGATGGACAAGAAGCTCAAGTAAGCGCATCTTATCTCGGCGTTGAATCTGAACCCGCCTCTGTCACTATGGTCGAATCGGAAGTAAGCCAGACTATGGGCTTAGAAACCGCCTATACCGATGACATTTCAGCCGATCTAAACCAACAACTAAAATTTCGAGGGGGTTCGGTAATTAATGGCATCTATGATGCGACAAGCGATATACGACTAGCTGGAGGAACAGGAACCTACAGTGTAGATTCATCACCGTTTTTTGCCGACCAAATGCTAGTCAACAATGTTTCATATTTGAAAGGGTTTGTAGGTAAAATTCGTAGTGAGGAAGATCAACTACAAATCTTAGAATGGGACGAAGGTACACCCCGTTCTGTAGGCTATTGGTATACAGAAGAGTGGTCTGAGGTTTTCATTCACAATGAAGTGTTGGGCATTATTGTATATAAATCGTCGCCGGAAGAAGCGGCAGACGTTACGGGTATGCAGTTTATATACCGATAA
- a CDS encoding phosphatase: MKFEVDTHTHTYASGHAYSTLIENAKSASENGLKVFCSTDHAETMPGAPHYWFFANQQILPRFLSDVGVIRGIESNILNVAGEVDIHPTLDVKLDWVIASFHEPVFPSKDKATHTEALINVIKSGRVDALGHLGNPSFDFDFHKVLTCAKEHNVAVEINNSSLKGHSRVGSVERCYEIAMVAKEVGTYITTGSDAHFCVDIGRLEKASDLLDKVGMPTSQVITHTAKQFMAFLELRKRAPIAEFEHL; the protein is encoded by the coding sequence ATGAAATTTGAAGTGGATACACATACTCATACCTATGCAAGTGGGCACGCGTACAGTACATTAATAGAGAATGCGAAGTCAGCGAGTGAGAATGGGTTAAAGGTTTTTTGTTCGACCGATCATGCTGAAACGATGCCTGGTGCACCACATTATTGGTTTTTCGCCAATCAACAGATACTACCTCGATTTTTGTCAGACGTTGGTGTCATTCGTGGTATTGAGTCGAATATTCTCAACGTGGCTGGTGAAGTGGATATACACCCAACACTTGATGTAAAACTCGATTGGGTAATTGCCAGCTTCCATGAGCCAGTATTCCCATCTAAAGACAAAGCGACCCACACCGAAGCATTAATCAATGTAATAAAAAGTGGCCGTGTTGATGCACTAGGTCATTTAGGTAATCCAAGTTTTGATTTCGATTTTCATAAGGTATTGACCTGTGCAAAAGAACACAATGTAGCCGTTGAAATTAATAACAGTTCTTTGAAAGGCCATAGTCGCGTGGGAAGCGTAGAACGTTGCTATGAAATTGCCATGGTTGCAAAAGAAGTAGGTACTTACATCACGACAGGTTCTGATGCGCATTTTTGTGTGGATATTGGTCGATTAGAAAAAGCGAGCGACCTGCTTGATAAAGTTGGAATGCCGACTTCTCAGGTGATTACTCATACCGCTAAGCAGTTTATGGCATTTTTAGAGCTTCGAAAACGAGCGCCAATTGCTGAGTTCGAGCACCTATAA
- a CDS encoding DMT family transporter: MPIEYKPTIFMLLSTLSLSLSGVIAKYLTEQFSLPLLVFLRLFVPAIVMLFMMATTRFMFPQKNVTKSLVIRALCVAGCQVCFLFSLNTLTLVESVVLFATGPLFIPIFEKIFFGVKVQIVTKIGLVATFSGVLMLAGDVSGIALKPELLVGLGAAVFNAGSQLSLYRSTKGDMPAMAVNAWSFFFSSIVVLPIAMWYGVSDIDVQIMSEPMTSWSIWVAVIALTFVIISNQTFRAKAYKLVDSNSQLAPLIFTNLIFTLIWQMAFFNETLTSEKLIGVSLIIMASVLQVLWPKIVNVWHKPRLKKLPEA, encoded by the coding sequence ATGCCCATTGAATATAAACCCACCATTTTTATGCTTTTATCTACATTAAGTCTTTCTTTATCTGGCGTTATCGCAAAGTATCTAACAGAACAGTTTAGCTTACCTTTATTGGTGTTTTTGCGGCTATTTGTTCCTGCTATTGTTATGTTGTTTATGATGGCGACTACACGATTTATGTTTCCTCAAAAAAACGTAACGAAATCCCTTGTTATAAGGGCTTTGTGCGTAGCTGGTTGTCAGGTGTGTTTTTTGTTTTCCCTTAATACGCTTACGTTGGTGGAAAGCGTGGTGTTATTCGCTACTGGCCCACTTTTTATTCCTATATTTGAAAAAATATTTTTTGGTGTAAAAGTTCAGATCGTCACTAAGATCGGCTTAGTTGCCACATTCTCTGGGGTTTTAATGCTCGCTGGTGACGTAAGCGGTATTGCTTTGAAACCTGAGTTATTGGTTGGATTAGGTGCGGCAGTCTTTAATGCGGGTTCTCAATTGAGTCTTTATCGTTCAACTAAGGGTGATATGCCAGCCATGGCTGTTAATGCTTGGAGTTTTTTCTTTAGTTCAATTGTCGTCTTGCCTATAGCCATGTGGTATGGCGTATCGGATATAGATGTTCAGATAATGTCTGAGCCTATGACGAGTTGGTCTATCTGGGTCGCTGTAATTGCACTTACATTTGTCATTATTAGTAACCAAACGTTCCGAGCTAAAGCGTATAAATTGGTTGATAGCAATTCTCAGCTAGCACCATTGATCTTCACCAACTTAATCTTTACTTTAATTTGGCAGATGGCGTTCTTCAATGAAACGCTTACGTCTGAAAAACTTATCGGTGTTTCGCTTATTATTATGGCGAGCGTCCTGCAAGTTCTATGGCCAAAAATTGTTAATGTTTGGCATAAGCCTAGGTTGAAAAAGTTACCTGAAGCCTAA
- a CDS encoding LysR substrate-binding domain-containing protein: MRTLIPLKSIYTFVAVAETGSMTNASDVLNVSHSAVSQAIKSLENQLGQPLFRRIGRHVELNSQGKRYYKKVAPALEQIVDASEALQKPIHSNRVTLNMINSLAVHWWIPRMMSFQETAPNLDVRVSNLVGPFNLENEGVDVALIHGLKDEWQDYYCEKLGDDEMVMVCNPELVSSNTTAESLLKTYPAIYASNDRRKNDWGYWCQEHQLPIPKRRNNLSFVVSVHAVQAAISKLGIFVTHRQFVKDDIKLGLLVEVGKPVKHPSQSFYFACQPDKLKLESVLTLRSWLRKEFA; the protein is encoded by the coding sequence ATGCGAACGTTGATTCCACTAAAATCTATCTATACATTTGTTGCTGTTGCTGAAACAGGTAGCATGACGAATGCATCTGATGTTCTTAACGTCAGTCACTCCGCTGTAAGTCAGGCGATTAAAAGTTTAGAGAACCAATTAGGGCAACCACTTTTTAGACGTATAGGACGCCATGTTGAATTAAACAGCCAAGGAAAACGTTATTACAAAAAAGTCGCACCGGCTTTGGAACAGATAGTCGATGCTTCTGAAGCATTACAAAAGCCAATACACTCTAATCGAGTAACATTAAATATGATTAACTCGCTCGCTGTTCATTGGTGGATACCTAGAATGATGAGCTTTCAAGAAACGGCACCTAATCTCGATGTTAGGGTTTCCAATCTTGTTGGCCCTTTTAACTTGGAAAATGAAGGCGTTGATGTTGCGCTTATTCATGGTCTAAAGGATGAATGGCAAGACTATTATTGTGAAAAACTGGGCGATGATGAGATGGTCATGGTTTGCAATCCAGAACTTGTCAGCAGTAATACAACCGCTGAATCCCTTCTTAAAACTTACCCTGCAATTTATGCCTCCAATGATCGCCGTAAAAACGACTGGGGCTATTGGTGTCAAGAACATCAATTACCTATTCCCAAGAGACGAAATAACTTAAGCTTTGTCGTTTCTGTACACGCAGTACAAGCGGCAATCAGCAAACTCGGAATATTTGTTACGCATAGACAGTTTGTAAAGGATGATATAAAACTCGGCTTACTCGTTGAAGTAGGTAAGCCTGTTAAGCACCCTTCACAAAGCTTCTATTTCGCCTGTCAGCCTGACAAGCTAAAACTTGAAAGCGTGCTTACTTTACGCAGTTGGCTGCGTAAAGAATTCGCATAA